The sequence TGCCACAGGTGTAGCCGCTGGGCTCAACAGAGTAATGGCTGTTCAGACTGCAATCATGAACCCTCAGTTCATGAATTTCTGCTTCCCTGGTTCTGTGATGGAGTACGACGTGGAAAAAAGTCTGGATGGGAGCCTCCTGGGTGAGGCAGAAAATGACGAGGACTACAAAGAGACCACTAGGGACCTGCTGAGCTTCATAGACTCAGCCTCCAGCAACATCAAGCTGGCTCTGGACAAGCCAGTGAAATCCAAACGGAAAGTCAACCACCGGAAGTATCTACAGAAACAGATCAAAAGGTGCACCGGCATTATAACACCTGGAAATGTAGCAGAGGCCCCAGTAAAGAGACAAGGCTCCCCCTTGACTCAGCCAAGCCCTTTGCAGAGCAAAACTTTACCTAAGCGTGATGGGGTCCAGGCCAACTTACAGAGCAAGAGCTTGGCAGCACTCTTCAGCCCTGTGAAGGATATAAGGGGTGAAAAAGCCAAGAAGCCGCCCTTGAGGCATCGCAATCTGCCTCCTTCTTTCTTTACCGAGCCCGCAAACTGCTCCAAAGTCAGCTCCACATCTGGGATGTCGCTGAAGGACTTGGAACGAGGCAATCCTGAGGCTGCAGACTTCTTTGAGCTCCTGGGGCCCGATTACAGCAACATGGTGAGCGACCAGGACCTGTATCAAGGTATGCCTTTCAGGGTGCAGCCAGAGCTGGGAGGCCCGGATCCTGCCTCCTACGATGCTCACCATTTAGTCGGCGGTCTCCTCTATTCTGAGCCCTGGACTAGCTGCTCAGGACCCTCTAAGAAACTGGGGGAGACCCTTCGTACAGGCCCAGCCCAGCCTCCTGCCTACTGTCACTCTGAGGCTGCTTCAGGGCCTATAGAAGACAATGCACTGTGCACTTTGGCCTTCCCAAACTTCTTCACAGACTGCTCCATACCTCAGGTCACTTATGATTTAAGTGGTGGTTATAACAGAGCTAATTATTCATCTCTATGAGAAACTGACATTTGTGTTGTTAGAAatactggtttaaaaaaattgcagagACAAGTTAACAGTAGAGTAAGAGAGTTTCATGTTACTGTATTGTATATGTCTATCTGTTGTGGAAGTAATATTGCAACTGGAAAACATGTAGTATCATCTCtggtcaaaagaaaaaaatgtgtcatgCAACTTTTCCCcctcatgaaaaaaaatcttgtcattcatgaaaaaatatgaaaagttCATTAAAGTGTCCCAGTTTCAGTTGTTTCGCATGTGGATCAGATTTTCTTTATCTCAGGCAATTTGCAATGACATTCTGTATGAAAATACATCTAATGCTGGTTCTGCTTCAGTTCTGTCAATGAAGCTGGGAATTTGTTAATCAGACGTcaaaacattttcatgttttacaaaAAGAGAACACAAAAGCTGTTGGTTTAGTTCACTAGACACCAGCTTTTTCCTAGAAAGTGATTATTATAGAACtgtgacaaaacaacagaagcacTTTTTCATTCCTGTTAGAAGCGGCAACATAAAGAGGACAACTAATTTTTGCTGAAATGATGATTGCAACAATGTTTGATGCCATGTTTGCTTTGCAAAATTTTATAACTCTGAATTTATTTTCAGCTGGCAGATTGAccacttgtgtctttttttggaacAAAAGAATTTAATGTGTCTAGTTATTGtaagaagacaaaataaagcTGGTCTTTATtactgtgtctgtttttgtgtgcataGTGGAAGGTGGGGTGTAATTAAAAAACCCTTAATGGGAGATGATGTAAGTCTGCCAAAGTACATTTATACATTCTTGTACAGAGTTAAGCGGCATTACAGGAACACACTGTGCTGCAtcattaattttacatttcttctgGGACAGCGAGCAGCCTGGTAAACACCCTCTGCTACATAAATACCTCAGAAATTTggagatgaaaaaaatataagttCATGTAAATGTTAAGCCTCTTAACATCATTACCCCTAATTAACTTGTTTTCAACAAACACGTTCATACTTCCCCAACTGAGCAAAGATGGAAGAAGTGTGACATTGTTATCAATTAATTTCACACTTATGGCTACCACGCCTCTGCACTGGTCCATTGCATGgctaaatgtttaataatggGCTTTGTGCTggtaattattcatttattttctgcagtttttgcagCGAAGTTGATTGGGGGTTTAATCGAGAAAATTTAACCTTCTCGCTGAGGATCTCTCCCTGGGGATTTGAATAGCACAATCCTACTAAGCGCATACATTATTACCTCCCTCTGCTGGCTGCTGAAGGTTCATTCATTAACATTCTAACATGGAGGCAGATCTCATCATGGTGAAGCAAAGTGTGCACAGTGAAGTCTTGAAGATTTAATGATTGAAAAAATGATTGGAGGGGACTGTGGCATGAAGATCGATGATTTAGAAAGTCAATCAAACTGAATGTGCTTTCTAGGAACTGCAAACCTGAGTCCATTTTGTCTAAAAGCAATGAGAACATCCAGACTTGTTGTCAGACAAATGAGAGATATTCCGACAAGAACATTATTTAAATCTTTATCAAGGACCCAGGAGGAGTTTCCCtgtgtcatccagatgtttcatGCTTAGCAGAAATTCCAGAAAAGGAATTTGTAGTCAAGCAATGTCCCAAAAGTCATGATTTATGAACTCCAAGCTATctctgttttcatattttaaagaaacGCAGCTGTTTTATCTTAGCTGACTGAGCATGCAAGATGTCTCAGTGCTGACACGCTTCACTTTAAAGAGATGCATTTGCACACATCCATTAGGCTGCCACAGTAGAGTCtaatttttgaccatttggCAGCTCAAGTGGAGTTTGCATGAGGTCGAGTGCCATGGTTacttggtaaaaaaaaacaaaacaaaagcaacttTCACTTTTCTCCCAGAATTTATGGACCCATAGCTTCCTCCCTTCCTCAGTTTTCAATcaagaaaatacagcaaatcTCAGAGGACCACACATACTGGTGTCTGTCTCTAAGCCTGTAGGCAGTTACAAGCACTAGATGGCAGTAATGTTCTACTGAAACCCAACGTCCACCACTCCCATCCAGACAGAAATCATGTTTGATACTATGTATGTAATTGTAGCTTTCTGTGGTAAGTACTCAGTGCTTCTTCAGATGCTTGTCCATAAAAATGAATCTGTCCTGAATTTAGCATGTTGGAGGGGAATGGGTGGTTGTAAAGCATCTCGTTTTTAATCTCTCACTCTACCTCAGCTTTGGCTTAAAAGGATTCCCGGTCACCACCCTTAAGATGCTTACTCTTGTGAGCATAAAACATGATGCTGTACGTATTCATCATAATGCATGCTCTACGTTGGATCTAATATTGTCTGATggccttttgttttgtgttttacctCCTGGCTTTATTTGCAAATTGGTCCACGTTGGCCCTTCGTCATACACAGGACAGAACAATATCTACAGCAGACTATGCACACACAAGGTGTATGGATTTTCTGTCCCTGAGTTAACACCAGCTGATACATTTAGATTAGGCCCCATTGATGGAGCCACGACTGTATCCTGCTTTGATTTATGCCACACAGGAGATGCAATGTTTGTTAAAGTGATTAACAGGATCTGTGTTGGTGCAGACCTGAATACCAAGAGCCAGATATGTAGGTAAACTAGATCATAGAGACCGGATTTTCCCTTCTATGGTATATAATGCTCtggactaaaaataaaaaaatgcatgcaGGCACATGATATATAATGCATATGTAATACAACTGAAATGAACTCCACTGAAGAAAAGTTACTGTGCTGCACTGGAAATTGAGCATCCACATCCATACTTGCCCTCCCACTGACCTTTCACAGTTAGTCTTCATGTCTTGTTAACACCACCAGGGTGGAAGCTCTGTGGAAGATGATATTCACAAGCCTTTGCAGCCTCTCTTTGTGACATTCAACTTTTGTCTATAAGCTTGTGTCAAagaataactttttttttctcttaatggAGAGGAAATAAGGATTCCTATGTTGGCTGCTGATGCATTACCATTATCCTAAACTAATTA comes from Amphiprion ocellaris isolate individual 3 ecotype Okinawa chromosome 7, ASM2253959v1, whole genome shotgun sequence and encodes:
- the LOC111563630 gene encoding LOW QUALITY PROTEIN: protein FAM181B (The sequence of the model RefSeq protein was modified relative to this genomic sequence to represent the inferred CDS: inserted 3 bases in 2 codons) codes for the protein MQVVGHKQRVKXPALPLPLLFDVLTSLARPPERSPRXSSEPVTSTLECLQELHEQHQDQVFIRGKKTCSEEIWGSEITVDATGVAAGLNRVMAVQTAIMNPQFMNFCFPGSVMEYDVEKSLDGSLLGEAENDEDYKETTRDLLSFIDSASSNIKLALDKPVKSKRKVNHRKYLQKQIKRCTGIITPGNVAEAPVKRQGSPLTQPSPLQSKTLPKRDGVQANLQSKSLAALFSPVKDIRGEKAKKPPLRHRNLPPSFFTEPANCSKVSSTSGMSLKDLERGNPEAADFFELLGPDYSNMVSDQDLYQGMPFRVQPELGGPDPASYDAHHLVGGLLYSEPWTSCSGPSKKLGETLRTGPAQPPAYCHSEAASGPIEDNALCTLAFPNFFTDCSIPQVTYDLSGGYNRANYSSL